The DNA region TCGCCGACGGTCTCTGCGATGTTTGCGGATCGACCGTTCCTTTCGAAGTCTCGAAACCGGCATGCACCTCGTCCTGCCCCTCGAAAGCGAAGCCGACGACCAAGCGCTGTCCAATCTCTGCGCCCAGCAGAAGCTGGTTCTGAGACCGCTGTCGCCCTACTACCTCGGAAGACGTCGCCGGAAAGGATTGCTGTTCGGCTTTTCGGCCTTCAGCACGGAGGAGATCATCCAGGGTCTACACCGCCTCGCGACGCTCCGTCGCGAGATCTCCCCGTTCATTCCCAACGTAGTGGAAAGATCCTCGCAATGATGCCTCTACGTCGGCCGGGCCGCCCGCTCGGAACGCAGCATCGGGTGCAGCTATTCCTTTTTACCGCGGGAAACTCCGCCTGACTGATAAGGTTTGTGCAATTTCCTTATCAGTTAGACTTGGCGCTGCATCAAATGCGCCAGTTACTCGAAGCCACTTAATGGGCAATCCATTTGCTCGTAAAATTGTGCCTAAAGGCTTATCAGTCACGTCTTGGCCTGGCGGCTCCCACTGCATAACTGAGGCGGGAGCTTACGCCTTGAATCTGCCGACGGATCATTAGAGAAGCGAACCTTCTCGTGGGCAGCTGAATTTGTCTCGAACTCCCGCTGGTCGAGACCGAGCAGCGGGTTGGCCTTTGCCGCAGCGATGTAGAGCTAGGCCTTCGAACCCAGGGTCTTCAATACAGCCAGGCATTCGGATGTCATCGCCTTCATAATATCGCGAACAGGCCGTTCAGCCTTGATGCTCCCAACAATTTGCCCTGACATGTAACCCATGTAATCCACTGCGTTGGCCCGTTCGAGCCGTTTAAGCGCGGGTGCCACGAGTAACTTTTGTGCTGCGAGCGGCAGTGGCTCTGGCGCGTCGGGCGCGTCCCATGCGTCTGTCCATTTGCTTCGCAAACCACGCAGCGGCTTTCCGGTGTCGTACTTGCGCTGGATCGCGTCTTGCGAGCGCGCCGCGATGAACCGCTTGCGCATATCCGGAGACAGCTCGCTCTCCCAAGTGACTATCGACCGCATCACGTTCCCTACGGCTCGGTTACCAATCGGTTCGCAAAGAGTATCGATGCTTCAGCCTTTTGGAAGTCGTGCTGACAGCGTGTTGGACACTGTCAAGATCGGCACCGTCCCGGACGTTTGCTGTCAGCGTCCACTTGGTGTCACCGGCGCTTCCTGTTTCGTCAACCTCGAGTTCGACGGAGACAACGTATTCGCCACCGGGGAAAGCGCGAATCTCCCTTAGCGCGATTAGCTCTAAGTCCTTTGCTGAGATGAAAGTCGTGACCACCGCAGGCTCCAGCCGAAGCTCGTCCAGTCTCAGTTCAAAAACTGGGAAGCGACTGTCCGGTTCCTCGCCTGCACCAATCGTGCGGAGGCGCGGTAAAAAGGGCGCAAATACCCCTCAGACCCTACCGCGTATGGAAGGTTCGGGGGCTTAAGCGAGGTACTGGGAGCAAAACGATCCCCCTTTGCTAGATTCGAAAATGCGGAAAGCTCCGTTCGTCTGGACGTGGCCACCAACATAGGGGTTCGAATGGAACGCCACGAATTGCACACTCAAAGCTCTCGATATTTTCAAGTAGCGACGGCGCGCGGGTCGCTTTCGATCATGCGATGAGAGCTCGTTTGCCCGCCTTAGCTCATCGAGAGGCGCTCTCCGGCGTCACCATCTCCGAACTATTGTTCGGTATCGGCGCGCTAGCGCGTGGCAAGCGCGAGGACAGGCTGACAGCTGCGCTCGACGGCGTACCACGACCCGCATCCTGCCTGCCGCCGCGGCGCGGCGCGCCGTCAAGGCGCGCGCGGCCGGAAAAGGCTTCGCCAAGCCCGATGGCTACATCGCCGCGATCGCCGCGGCGCACGGGTTTGCCGTGGCATCGCGCGACACGAGTGCGTTCAGCGCTGCCGGTCTGACGATAATCGATCCCTGGACCATGACCAGCTGATAGGGTGTCGAGCGGGCGCGTCACAGAACAAGCTGCACCAGCCCGTCGCCGTAGGCATCGCGAGCGTGACGGGATCACCGTCGAGGCCGGCCACGATCCTCGATCTGCTGAACAAACCGTCCCATTCCGCTAAGGCGGCCGGGGCCTCCTGGACGGCGAAGCACCCGACGACGCCGTCAGCCGAGCCTACTACTCGGCCTTCAATACGGCCCGTGCGCCAACTGCCTCCAGGCTGCCTACAGGAAGCGCTCAAAATGCGCGGCCATGCCCTTTTCATACGAAACCTTTCAGCTCTATTCGGGCCTTAATGGCGATGAGACACTGAAGCTTGTTACGCCGTCGTTCAAGGAAGACGAGCGAAAGCAAATGCTCAAGGATGCTGGGAAATACTACGAGCAAACCTATCTTCCCTTGGTCCGGCCCTTCGAGGGCGTGCGCGCGCTTTTCACCGCAATCAAGCAATCGGGTGGCGCCATCGCCTTCGCAACGGACTGCAAAGGAGCGCCGCTGAAGGTCTATCGCGGCCTCCTCGGCGTCGACGACCTTGTCGATTATATCGCTTGCGGCGATGATATTCCCAAGGGCAAGCCCGATCCCGCGGTGATTGATCTCGCAGTCAAAGAGCTTGGCCTCCCTGCCGGGCGTTGCGTGATGACCGGCGATACGCCTTACGATTGCGCCGCTGCGGCCGCCGGAGGCGTGACCGCGATGGGTCTTTTGAGCGGCGGTTTCGCGCGCGACGCGCTGCTCGAAGCAGGCGCCATTGATGTTCTGGAACAAATCGCAGAGCTTGAGGGGCTCTTCTTCGACGAGGAAAAGGACCCTCACGAAAGAAGACATTTCTGACTGCGGAGTGAGCGTGTGCGCCCGTCGGCCTTTAAGGCCACGATTTATGTCGTGGGATACGCGGCGCGTGGTCGTGTTCGATGGTAAGCCGCATTCGGCCCGAGAGCCAGCTTCTATCGTTTGGCGGGAGGGCCGCTCTTGTTTCCAGGGAGCCCCTTTACGTTTGCTGGATCCTGTTCCTGCACTGGCAGGTTCGACCCCACAGTACCCTGCTTGGCCGCTGGACCGCTTTTGCCTCCGGGCGCCCCGCTGATTCCGGCCCCCGAATTCTGAGCGCTCGGTGACGAGGTCGCGCTGGATGGCGTACTGGCATGCGGGGGCTCTCCGGGTGGATGGGCAGAAGCCCCGGGCCGTTCCTGGTCGCCTACATAACCGGAGGCGCCGGAGTTATTCGTCTTAACACCCTTGTCGGCCTCTTCTTGCATACTCTGACCGGGTGCAGGCGTCTGGGCCGTTGCTGGGGCCAGTGCTGCGACGCTAATGATCACCGCTGGAATCAAATATGCCTTCATGGCTTCCTCCTCGGCTTGCGTACCAATACATCCGGTATCTCAACATCTCATTCGAGCGAAACTTAACGCTGAGAAGCTTGCTGCAAGAGGCCCTGAGTGCGAGGAGAGCAGCTCGGATGGATAGTGCACTGCGTTCGCGTCTCTTGGGCTGGACATTGCCGCACGGCCTTAGGCGCCAAATTCTATATCCCGAAAGAAGCTTCCACACGTGGCGTAGGCTATCGCTCGCTCAGATTTTCGCGAACTGCATTCATCCCGCTTTTGCCGACCTCTTGCAACCGTTCTAGAGTTTCCGCTCCCATGTCACTGGCTTCGGCCCTGAGCGTATCAGAGGCTTCGCGCATGCTCTGCGACACCGCTCCGGCTCGCGTTTTCATGTCAGCTTTAACACCGTCGCTGAACTCGCCAACCCATTCGTTCTCGAGATCGGACGCACTGAGCGCGCTCCCGAGAGCCGCTCCCACCGCAACGCCCATTGCACCAAGCAGAAGCGGTTGTCTTTCGAGCAGATCCGAAAGAGAGGACTGCACCTGCGCAATGGTTTCCCTTTGGGGCAACTTATCACCGACCTTACCGAAGCTTTCCTGCGCATAGGCGACGCCCTTATCTAGTCGATCCTTGATCGTACCTGCTGCGTTTGACACGGCATCGGACGCCGCGCTCCCAGCGTCGCGGAGCGTATCGCTGAGGGGCTGTGATGATCCGACGTCCATCTCGGAGGCCGTCGGAGGACTGTTGGTGAATTTTGGCGTCGGCCGGGCATCAGGCGCGTCGGTACCGGCTTTCGGCCAAACCGCCTCGCTTACCGAGCTAGCCGCGCTCTTCACTCTCGCGTTGCCGATTAACAGCCAAAGGGCGCCACCCCCAATGAGAATGCCGGCAAGTGGATTTTCGCGCACCGCTTCGCGCAAATTGTCAAGAAAGCCGCCGCTTTGTGTGCTGCTCATCGCGCCATTTCCTTTACGGTGTTCTTGTCCTTCTCGAGCTGGCGGATCGTTTCGCGGGGCGCCAGATTGCGCGCGTCCAGCCGGTTCATGCCGACCGCAAACAACACGCCAGCGATGACCGCGGCCACGACTGCTGAGACAAGATAGGAGATCGGCGGTGACCAGCCGGCCGCGATTAAGGCGGCGGACAGCGCGAAAAGCGCCATGACAAGCGCCGGGATGACCAAGATCGCGCCTGCGGCGAAGAAGCCTACCGCATGACTAACCTGCCGGATCTTCTCGTCGAGCTCGGCCTTGGCGAGATCGACCTCGTTCTGGAAGAGCTTGGCGAACTGCGAGAGGGCGTCGCCGAGCAGGGCCGAGATCGTCCGAATATCCGATTGCGTAGTCATGACGCGTCCTCGCTTCGTGAGGACGAAGACTCTTTCCCCGAAGCCTTTAGGAAACGGACAGCGGCGAAGCCGGCGAGCACGGACAGTCCAAGAAAAGCGGCGGGCTGCCGCCTGGCGAAATCGGTTGCCCCTTCAACGAGATCGCGGAAAGTGCCCTCGCGAACCTTTCCGGCGGCGCCTTGCACATAGTCGGCGGCGGAATTTATCCCGCGCGCAGCAAAGGGAGCGTCGGTCTCGAAAGCATGGGCGGCTTGGCGGATGTTGCCAGCAAACCGGCTTACGAAATCCGCCCCCGAGCGCTGTTGCGCCTCGGCCTTGTCGCGGAAGCGATCAGCGGCTCCTTCGGCCACCTCCATGGCCTGGTCGGCAGCCTCCTTGAACTTGTCGCGTGCGAGGTCGGTTGAGGCTCTAAGCGCATCGCCTGCGCGTTGCCTTACCTCCGCGCCAGCATCGGCCACCTGGTCCCTCAGGTTCGAGGCGGTCGAGCCTTGGCTTTGAGAAGAGCCTTTCTGGGTATAAGGGTCGAAGTCGGTCATGACGGTCTCTCTTCCGTTCGCGAAGGATCAAATGCCGCTGTCACGATGTCGTCGGCCGCTTCCTTCAGTTTGTCGGACATATCCTGTGTCATGCGGGTGGCATGTTTGCCGAGATCCGCATCCGATACGCTTTTCTTGGCAGCATCGGCTGCCGACAACATTGCTTCTTTGGCAGTCTCAAACCCGGACTGGGCGGCTTTGCTTGCGGCATGCTTCAGGTTATCGCTTGCCTTGCCGATCGCGGCAGCTTCGGCCTTGGTATCGGGAAGGGAAGCCGCGATAATCGCGCCGATCCCAATCCCGAGGCCGCTGATCAGTGCGGCGTTCTCATGGAACACCTGACGGACGGTTTCCGGCGCAGCAGTGGCCTTGTCACGCGTGGTTGAGCGAGCCCGCTCGAGTCCGTCTTTGGCCGCTTCGGACGCAGCATCGAAGCCGGCTTTCACCTTGCCGCTTGTCTGGGTCGCCCGGTCCTTCAGGTCGCTTACGAGATCGGTCGCCTTTGCTTGGGCTTCGCTCGCGAGTTCCGCGGCGTGTCGCCCGGTCGCGGCCACCGTAGCTGCCGCGTCCTCGTTGAAGGACTGCATCCGCCCGGCGGCTTCGCCGGCCATTGCTCTGGTCCTTTCTACCGCCGGGGCTGCCACTTCCGCGGCGCGGGTACGCACAGTCTTCGAACTCAGGGCAACGCCGGCCACAATCATCAGGAGGGGCAGCGGAAAGCCGCGTGCCAGCCGCAGCGCAGGAACCGCGACGGCGGTCCCGGCAGCAAGCGCCTGCATCGGGTTATCCATCGCTTGTTGCTTCAGCGTATCGAGCCAGCTTTGTGTCTTGCGGCTCACGAACTCGGACACCTCCGACTTGATGCCTTGGCGAGACCTTGTAGCGGAGGTCTTCTGCGGTGTCAGTTATCTGCTCTCTTAGCCGATCAACGGTCGCCGCGAGCTGCGCGCGGCTCCGCTCGGACTCTTCTCGCAACTCCTGAACGGATCGCGTCGTCATGGCCATCACCGCCTTAGTGCCTTTATCGCGCTTGTTCAAAAACGAACGCGCCCTCTGAATCGTTCCTCGGTGACCCTGGGGGTCACGTGCCTCTACACTCGTGGCGCCGGACTTCGCCGGCTCGGCGCTGAAAGCACCGCGCCGTCCCATCGGACAAAGCTTTGCGCCGCTCATACAGAGTTTCGATGAGCAGCGTCCCAGCCCGACCCCAATCGGCCCACTCACGGCACCAGCTGCGAGCCTAAAGGGAGACCGATGAGAGGGGCTGGTATGGCGGGTCACCCCGGAGTGGCCGCGCAGCCTATCGCTGGCCGCCTTCCCCACCCCGTACGAGGACGCCTGGAAAGTCGTAACCAGGAGGGACGGAGCGCAGCAGAGGCGATTAGCAAACGTGGTCGTGTCGTGCCGCGGCCGGGGCGCCCGAGACCTGAAGCCAGCCAGGCGACGACCCGGGAAGAATTCGAGGCCGCCATCAGGCTCGACCGACGGACCTATCCGCACAGCACCTCCTTAAACGGCGAGCGAGGTAGGTCAAACACGTCAGCGCGATAGTAATCCAGCGCCCCCGACGTGTTGCGCTCAGCGCCGCGGGAGCCGCGGCCCGGACGGAGCCCGGCCTGATTGGAACAACGCGGGGCCTGCAAGCCTTGAAGTACGTTCAATCAGGACGTGGCCATGGCGGCGACTTGGAGAATTCTCAAGCAGGCCATGAGCGGTTTTCTCGCCCATGAAGCATTAAGCAGGGGCGCCGCTATCGCCTTCTATGTTGTGACTTCACTCGCGCCCGTCCTCCTGATCGTGGTGGCGATTGCCGGCCTCGTATTCGGGGCGGACGCAGTGCGTGGCAGCCTCGTGAAGGAACTGAGTGGACTGTTCGGGCAGCAAGGCGGCGAACTGATCCAAACCATGCTCGCGCGGTCAAGCGACAAATCATCCGGCGCGGCGGCGTCGATTCTGGGTGCGGTGACTGTGATCATCACGGCGTCCGGCGTCTTCAGCGAAATGCAGAGCGGATTGAACCGCGCCTGGGAGGTCAAATCACCCGATCAACCTTGGTCTTCCTTGATCCGCACGCGCGCTGCGAGCCTGGGGCTCGTCGCTGCGCTGGGCTTCCTTCTGATGGTTTCCTTGGCCGCAAGTACGGCCCTCGGCGCGCTCGGCAATTATTTCGGCACGCACGCGGCTTTCGCGCTCCCGTTGCTGTCGCTTTTGAATACCGTCGTCTCGATAGCGCTGTTTACCGCGCTGTTTGCCGCCATCTTCAAGGTGCTGCCGGACGCGCCCATCGCCTGGCGCGACGTCATCGTCGGGGGCTTCGTCACTGCTATCCTGTTCACGATCGGAAAATCGTTGATCGGCTGGTACCTCGGGACGACTGCTGCCAGCTCCGGCTACGGCGCGGCTGGCGCCCTACTCTTGATTCTGCTGTGGGCCTATTATTCCGCGCAAATTCTTTTGTTTGGCGCCGAACTCACGCGCGCCATGGCCGGGCCCACGCCAAAACCCGGCGATCAACAAGAGAATGGGGACGGTCGCCCGAAACCAGCCTTGCTTCAGCTGGACGATCGTGACACTTGGCAGCCGCACCGCTTCATGTAGATTCCGACAGGGTGAGACTGGCGCGGATGTCGAGCGCATAAGTCGCCGCAACCGGGTCACGCGTGCCAAGGAACGGGCGGCACAAGCGACGCAACGCGCCTCCGGTGACGCGGGGCGGGTTCAAGCGAGACACCCGGCACGGAGCCCACCAACCGCCGCCGTACGAAACCGCAGGCCGTCTCAATCACCAGCGATGCCAGTACGCCATCCCCAAGGGTGCGGTCCATAGAACCGGGGGCCGTAATATCCATAGGCGCCGTAAAGTTCGGACGCCAGTGGCAGCGGCCCCATGGATTACAGACCCAGCGCAACTGATCCAGGTTCGCGTTGTCGCCGGCAAGGCGGCCCGCTTCCGGCAACCCGTTCGGCATCGCCCAAGCCGAGTTGGCAACAAGGGTTATGCCTCCGAACAGGGAGAGCCCGATCACAGCTTACTTGAGTTTCATGGCAGCCTCCTTTGTCGGAAGCTACAACTTCGCGCAGTCAGTTTGTTGCACAAACGTGCGGTGGCTTTTCATGTTTGTGAACAAGCCTTAGCGACGCCCGCCTATCACTGCTTCTTCCGCGAGAGCTGATTTTGATGGGTGGATTTCGGGCGGGGGACGATCTCGACCCCGGGGTTCGAGAGGATGACTTCCGCCATCAACCAACGGCCCAGCGATTGCGACCGAGTCTGGATCCGTTTTCCGGCCAGCCTTGGGGGTTTGAACAAAAAAAGCCGGAGGCAGTCAATAATTTCGGCGGGAGGTCGAGGACATTGAGCCCCAGTTGTTCGACGCGGATCAGACTACGGTCAGCGGCGCCGGGTCGGCGCTCGCCGGCTGACGCTTCTTCGAGATATTGAACGGCTCGTTGCAACAACGCTGCGGCAACCGCGTCCTCTCTTGGAGGAGACGGCCATGACTGACGAAGATCGCTACAAGCTGCACGCCACAGTCGAGCAATACTGTGCCTTGCTGGCGGAGACCACTGACCCGATGGGGACGGCTGTTGTTGAGAGACATCCTGGCGGAACTTGAATATGCGGAGAACCAGCTCTCGGCCGGCTCAGTTGACGAAGCTGCGCAAAGCCCACCTTCGCACAAAACGCCCCCGGCGGGTGAAGGCGGGCCCTCGGGCACCGGAGGGTGAGGGACCCACGCGACTGACAACGGCATGGCATACCCCGAAACGCTCCGAATGGATTCCCTGGCTTGTGTTCACTTTTGGCCCGTCTTACGCCAGGCTCTTTGATAAACTCTGCATTGACCCAGTCGATGAGCATAAGCTTTGCCCTGCTTAGCCGGGTTCCGCGGTATTCGCACCTCGACGCGGGCGACCTCGATGAATGATCTCCTTGAGTGCCTGCGACGTGCCATCCTGCAATCGGGTCGTGCCGATCTGATGATTGCCGCGACCGCGTCCTTCCTTGCCTGGATGATCGTGCAGGGTCTTAGGGGCGTGGCCGGCTGAGTAATTTTCCATCGTGCGCGCAATCCAGGAACATCTCGCCTTCGGCACCGTTTGTCCGTTTTCAAAGCAGAGGAGGGCCTCATGGCCACAGAACAACGTGAGACAGGCACCCTGATCGGTAGCGATAAGGTGGAAGGCACGGCCGTTTACGGCGCCGACAATCAAAAGATCGGCTCGATCGAGCGGGTGATGATCGACAAGCTGAGTGGCAAGGTTTCCTATGCGGTGCTGAGCTTCGGCGGCTTCCTCGGCATCGGCGATGATCACTACCCCCTGCCCTGGCAATCGCTGAAGTACGACACAGCACTCGGCGGATACCGGACCAACATCACCCAGCAGCAGCTGGAAGGCGCACCAAAGTACGCCGATGAGACGAGCTGGAATTGGGAGGATACTTCGCGGACACGCGCTGTTAACGACTACTATGGCGTCACGGGTCTCTAGCGAGGCTTCGCGCAATCAGATCGTTGGTATCGTCGAGCCTCGGAAGATGCCACGTCCTAGAAGGAGCCGTTGCCTACCTCCGCACCGCGCATCAATTGCTTGGAACGGCAACATGCGTTCACGTCAAGCTGCTCGCACGGACCGCGTTTGCTTTGCCAACCTTGCTATCGCTCCAAGCGGGGGACGTTCGGCGCAATAATCGGAC from Bradyrhizobium sp. B124 includes:
- a CDS encoding HAD hydrolase-like protein — protein: MPFSYETFQLYSGLNGDETLKLVTPSFKEDERKQMLKDAGKYYEQTYLPLVRPFEGVRALFTAIKQSGGAIAFATDCKGAPLKVYRGLLGVDDLVDYIACGDDIPKGKPDPAVIDLAVKELGLPAGRCVMTGDTPYDCAAAAAGGVTAMGLLSGGFARDALLEAGAIDVLEQIAELEGLFFDEEKDPHERRHF
- a CDS encoding phage holin family protein; protein product: MTTQSDIRTISALLGDALSQFAKLFQNEVDLAKAELDEKIRQVSHAVGFFAAGAILVIPALVMALFALSAALIAAGWSPPISYLVSAVVAAVIAGVLFAVGMNRLDARNLAPRETIRQLEKDKNTVKEMAR
- a CDS encoding DUF3618 domain-containing protein; translation: MSRKTQSWLDTLKQQAMDNPMQALAAGTAVAVPALRLARGFPLPLLMIVAGVALSSKTVRTRAAEVAAPAVERTRAMAGEAAGRMQSFNEDAAATVAATGRHAAELASEAQAKATDLVSDLKDRATQTSGKVKAGFDAASEAAKDGLERARSTTRDKATAAPETVRQVFHENAALISGLGIGIGAIIAASLPDTKAEAAAIGKASDNLKHAASKAAQSGFETAKEAMLSAADAAKKSVSDADLGKHATRMTQDMSDKLKEAADDIVTAAFDPSRTEERPS
- a CDS encoding YihY/virulence factor BrkB family protein, giving the protein MAATWRILKQAMSGFLAHEALSRGAAIAFYVVTSLAPVLLIVVAIAGLVFGADAVRGSLVKELSGLFGQQGGELIQTMLARSSDKSSGAAASILGAVTVIITASGVFSEMQSGLNRAWEVKSPDQPWSSLIRTRAASLGLVAALGFLLMVSLAASTALGALGNYFGTHAAFALPLLSLLNTVVSIALFTALFAAIFKVLPDAPIAWRDVIVGGFVTAILFTIGKSLIGWYLGTTAASSGYGAAGALLLILLWAYYSAQILLFGAELTRAMAGPTPKPGDQQENGDGRPKPALLQLDDRDTWQPHRFM
- a CDS encoding PRC-barrel domain-containing protein, with translation MATEQRETGTLIGSDKVEGTAVYGADNQKIGSIERVMIDKLSGKVSYAVLSFGGFLGIGDDHYPLPWQSLKYDTALGGYRTNITQQQLEGAPKYADETSWNWEDTSRTRAVNDYYGVTGL